The genomic window gaaatggagctgccgatgctgccgcgcagagcctcgacctccgccgccgccgcacgcgctgcattcgccgccgccgctgcttccgcctctgctctggctgctgccagctccgccgctgctagcctcgacgcccttgccgccgccgcagcggtctctgccgccgctcgctcgcgttcctctgccgcggcaagttcggcctcctgccgacgccgcgtgctcgaggcgaccgagcgctgagactgccctgcggacatgacgcgctaccgggggctgctgcgtggggagagggctgcttcagacgagctgggagaggagtgaacaggagcggccggaggagctgctgctgccaacagctggggctgttgtggggctgggagagaagatgagcaagagatgctcaggctacaggataatacggctccgataccacttgttagtcgctgaattctcactcttggtagtaggagaattcttactctcatcgagagaggatgacactaggagttggggcaattttcttgtctatttctcacacaagctcacacaaatgccatgccaacccaaggggttggggttacatatttataggctgctagccagccaagcatatgccaagatgctagtctaagatgctagtctaagatgctaatatgctgtcctagctaagatgctgtcctctagtctaagatgctgtcctctaagatgctgtcctctagtctaagatgctgtcctaaaaacagaaaaacagccacaaggaccatgaccatgtgagcatcatagccccacaaagaccagccacacatgagacttatccatcaataCTGCTGCAGGAGAATGGACATTCTACAATGTACGCTTGGATAGTGAGCACTGGTTGGTGGAAAGGTCGTGCTCCTATCAATCCAGATGCAGTGCTCGTCGTAGGACTTCTTTGCACTTGCCTCATGGGGGGATTTGTGTACATCAACAGGTGACAGCTTTTTTGCATGCACTATCCCTAGTACAAACTAAAAAAATGTTACACAGAAACTAGATTAGGTTACTTGCAAGTAGTGCAGCACATTTTGGCACCTCACCGCTATGCCACTACAAACACAATTTAAATTCTCGGTTCCTTGTATACAGAACAAGTAATTATAATTGATTCTCTATAGAAGTTATGGTTTTCCTCAGTATGTtagaatagaaaaggaaaaacttTTTATGTACAACTCTAGAATTTAGAACATCTACTTTTGGTGTCTGTGGTTTTCATTACCCTGTTTGGCTGTTTGTTATGGAGTTGATTATGCTGTTTGGTCCATTAGGCCTGGGTATGTTCAGTTGTATCACTTTTTTTCCCCACATTTGTAATGGATGGAAATAGGCAATCCTTATCACCCCAGAAGTGTAAAGTGTTGGCACCAGATCATTCGAAATTCTGTTTCTTTATTTAGTGTGCCTGTTGTATAACTTGTCTGTTTTAGGTTGTTTctgttctatttttgtataatagTTTCAAGTGTTCTGGCCAGCAGACTGCAAGACAGCAGCTTAGTGTTGTATCAAACCtgtctttctttctttctatgcAAAGATAGTCTGTTCTCCTATGCATTCTAGAAAAAGAAATATAGACCTATCTTACATACGCTCACTTGAGttttcaatgtttccatcactCCATCCGTTACAAAACCTTTTCCCTTCTGAAAAACATTACAAATCCTTATTGCAATTCTGTAAACACGAGTTCCTTGTTTTGGCAGAGTGAAGCATGGAAGGTCTGCAGCAGAAAAATCAAACcagtctttctttctcatcctgaTGATAGCCACCCTGTATTGTATGTGGTGTGCCAGTCAGATATACTTGCGGCAACCCCCTCAACCTGCTATAGGCGAAGAAGCTGATCTCGGAGTGATAATATTTCTTGCCATTTATCTTTTTCTCCCACATGGCTTGTGCGTCCTTTCGATGGATCAAAAGGATTATACAGATGCACTGAATGAACTGCCACTTCAATAATTTGTGTTGCTATTGTGCATTTTTCTTCCAATCTGTGCAGAATATCTGTTTACTAACAGTCTGGTTTCTGCATTATGTTGTAATTCGATTTAATTACTACCTGGATGATTGCTAGTGCACCTATGTATAGCCCTGTATTTCTGGAAGCATATATTGTTATGGAATAAAGTTATATGGATGACATTGATTTCTGTTGAGAAAGAATTTCATCTTTTTTATTGGTCGCATGGAGGTGGATCATATGATTGGTATTCAAGGCACGCATGACCATATTTTTCATTTGGTACTAGTTGGTATATGCTGTAACGTGATGATGTCTGCCAAGCTAATTATCGCGCGTTGTGCACTTACTGGTGTTTCCTTTTGTAGTAAGTTGAAAGAGAGCATATTCACTTGGATCATCGTAGTGAATTCAAGTGCTGCATTAAACTCGTTATCATTATCTGGATCATTGTCTTTCTAAGAGGTATCATGCTTGACTCTTTTTATTGGTTTTCCTCTGCTCTAGTTATACTTCTCTGTATACTGTGATAGAAAAGGTGCTGAAATATCCAAGCGTGTGTTATAATAGAAGTCTGGATTGTAGATCTGGCCCTGATCGGCGGTGCTACACAGCGCTGCAGCTGCAACTGCTGCTGGACAGGTGCCAAGGCGCTACGGCAGCGAGCCCAAGGGCAGCGCACAGCCACAGCAGCCAGCCCACCAGCATAAACGACAGCCATTCAGGCTGACTGTCCCTAGATTTGGTCTTTAACTATCTCTGGTTATAGGCGTGAAGTAATTCTATTGGTTTGTCTTAAAAGTTTTCTAACGTAAATTTCTCACCACTCAATGTCTCAATTGGTTTTGGTTCACTTAGTGCACAAAAATGTTTAAGCATGGTCATGTAAACATCAAGGGGTTTAAGGATTACACATATTAGCTATGAAAGGGATTCGACAATGCTAATGTTGTTGCGCTTTGCATCATCTCTCATGGAGATCTCAAGAGCCTTCTCAAGCCTTGATACAACTTGCTCCATGGATGGCCGTTGCTTCTTGTGGCCAGTGCATAACAGAGCAAGCTTCAAACTGAGATAAAATGCCTCCGTTGAATACTCTCCATTCAACCTAGGATCAGCAAACTCTGATACATTGCCATCTTGGATAAGTGTAGAAGCCTGGGAACGACAGGTACACATATTCGGCTCAATCAATTATTCGTCTCAGAATGTAATATCTTACTTTAACTGCTTATGATCTTACCATTTTGTCCAGTGACATTGGCATAGCAGTATTCATGATGTTGATTGCTCGTTTTCCTGACAGGAGTTGCAGGAGCACCATGCCGAAGCTGTACACATCCCCTGCAGCATTCACCCTGTGGTTGTGGCGGTATTCTGGATCAACATAGCCAAACGTTCCTCTGACTTCAGAGCTTACATGCGACACACCTAAGTCCATGACCCTTGAGAGTCCAAAATCCGACAGCTTGGGTTCCATATCAACCCCAAGAAGTATATTGGTTGGCTGTCATAGCAAGTATGAGTTGGACTAAACATGAATCTATAGATGCACTGAAGCCTTTCAGATCATGCAACAAACCTTGATGTCACGGTGAACGATGCAGCCTTCAGGATATATGTGCAGGAACCAAAGGCCACAAGCACTTCCAAGTGCTATCTGAA from Miscanthus floridulus cultivar M001 chromosome 11, ASM1932011v1, whole genome shotgun sequence includes these protein-coding regions:
- the LOC136490745 gene encoding uncharacterized protein, which translates into the protein MPGPGAHLLYALTGGAALSRLAGPDRRFGPHHCAFYAANAFLGPDLGSFAEWLCSFLPSASAAGDLAMAAVHHPFYYPLLLSLPLAWAYAWLSRRLLRAGVLDSPSGVPLRKRQCFLLISAGSLSHFFLDHLFEENGHSTMYAWIVSTGWWKGRAPINPDAVLVVGLLCTCLMGGFVYINRVKHGRSAAEKSNQSFFLILMIATLYCMWCASQIYLRQPPQPAIGEEADLGVIIFLAIYLFLPHGLCVLSMDQKDYTDALNELPLQ